The genomic stretch CATGCCCGCTACCGCCTGCCCATCACTCACCATGATCGTGACCCTAAGTCTGCCCCGAATGAAGGCATGTGTAAGCGGATGTTGAAAAGTCACGTCGCCCGATGATGAGCAGCTTCGCCAAGCGCCAGTGATACGCCACAGAGCCGAACACCGGTGTGATGGGGCCCACTCCGGCAGGCGTGCTTGCCGGATCCAGGAGTTCATCAGCCGGTGAAGGAGACGATCAGGTGTCGGGACCGCGAGCCACTGAGGTACCTGCAACTTCGTGGGGCACTCGTCGGTGCCGTACCTGCCAGTGCCGCCTGAGCAGGTACAACAGCGACGACATCTGTTCCGGCTGCGCTCGCAGCACGACAGCCGCACAGCCTGCGCGCCCCTTCGTTCCGACCCATGTATGGGCCTGTCAGGACGTCAGAGACGCCTTGTTACACAAGGACTTCGGCAAGCTGTGCCAGCTCGTGCGTGAGTACGGCCATCTCCGTCAGGAGGACATGGCCCTCCTGACGGGATTGAGTCAGGCTTTCCTGTCGATGCTGGAATCCGGGCATCGACGCCTCACCAACATCGACCGGATCGTCGTGCTCCTAGACGGCTTGAACGCACCCGTCGACATCACCGGGCCGATGCTCCGCCCCGTAGCCGCTCCAGGTCCGCCTCTCCGGACCGTCTCCTGATACTCCAACCTCGATCGTGATCTGGCCGCCAAGCTGTGGTGCCGAGTATGACGACGGCCGTGACAACCAAACTTGCATTGACGCCGCTCTGTGAAGAAGGTACCCGGCTGATTCCGGCCCCGGTATCACACTTGTGATGTGCGAAGCGTGCGACGCCAATGCAGAGTTGAGCAATCAGAGGTGTCGCGGACACGCGTAGGCGATACCTTGCGATCTACGAGCGACGGAACGCGCGCCCACCTCATGCTGCCGTCGCCCGATGAGAGCCGCCCTGTCCTTCTGCTTCCCCCGTAGCGGAAGGGCAGGGCATCATCACTGCATCTGCTATGACGGTCGGCCTGAGCCATGTGCGACACGGGGGAGCTGGATGACGCTCGCGCCGGACCCACGCGCCTTTCCACCAGCACCCCCAGCCGATAGCACCGACCCCGGCGTCATTTCGGCTCACGACTGGGACGCCTTCGCCGCAGTCGACCAGATGGTCAACCACTGGGACCGGCCCGGATGGACAAGTCGCACCCGCGCGTACTACTGGATGCTCACCTTCCCTGAGACGCTCGCGCTCATCAGGCAAGCCCGCCACTGCCAACGGGAACTTCAGGACCTCGACTTCGATGCGGTAGACGAAGACGGCTTCCACCTCACACTCGGCCGCATCGGACTCATCCACGAGATCGCCCCGCATCGGTTGAAGCATCTGGCAGCCATCGCGCGAGAGCACGTCATCCACGCGTTCACGCTTCAGGCCATTCCACTGACGGCCTCCCGTGGGGCGATCCGCTACAGCATCGCCCCCTGGGACCCCGTCTTGCGGCTTCACGCGACGCTAGCAGCCGCCGGCAGCGAGTCCGGCCTGCCCCTGGATAAGCCGACCGCCAGCATGCGGCCCCACATGGGCATCGCGTACTGCAACCGGTCGATGCCCGCGCGCGACGTAAGAGCCGCCATACGGCCCCTCCGCGATCTCGACCCGATGCATGTGGACGTACACCACGTGGAACTCGTTGAACTCCGCCGCGAACGCAGGGCGTACCGCTGGCAGGTCGTCCACTCACTCTCACTGCGGTGAGCCGCCGAAGCGCCGGGCCACTACGGCCAGGCGGTCCTGCTGCCTCCCACGTCGACGATGTGATGCAGCTTGGGAGGAACAGGAACGTGGCTTCGCGGACCGAGTCGAGGTCTTCTTAGCAACGGCCTTCCCCCGGTGGTCCTTCACGATCAACGGCTTCTATGCCCTCTCTGCCTCGGGGGTCGCGTCGACGAGTCTTTCAGGGAGCGGCGGGAGACCGAACGCACCTCGCCCAGCTCGTGCGCAACAATCCATGTGTCCGCGAGACCCTTCGCGACCTGAGGAAGCAGTCACCGGTCACGGGCGGCAGCCACTTGTCCGAGCTGCTGGCCATGGCCCAGCGATGCAGGGCGGTGCAGTGAGGTCAAGGCAGGGCAAGGTGCTGGGCGTCGTCGGATCGAGCGCCGGCGGGATTGAAGAACTGCGTACAGGGCTCGTGGTCCCCGCGCTCGAACGGGGCTGGACGGTTGCGGTCACGCTCACACCGACCGCAGATCAGTGGCTCCGCGCGAGCGGGGAGACGGCGGAGCTCGAGGGGCTGACTGGCCTTCCTGTACGGTCCGAATCACGCCTGCCGGGTGACCCCCGGCCGCATCCGCCTGTGGACTGCTACGTGGTGGCCCCGGCAAGTGCCAACACCGTCGCCAAGCTCGCCCTGGGGGTCTCAGACAACCAAGCGTTGACACAGGTCAACGAAGCCATCGGAACACTGGACCTCCCGGTAGTCGTCTGGCCCCGGGTGAACGCGGCGCACGCTCGCCACCCCGCATGGGCAGGGCACATCAAAGCTCTTCACGATTCAGGGGTGCGGTTGATCTACGGAGACGAGGTATGGCCGCTCGCCGAGCCGCGGGCTGGGATGTCAGGGCGCCGGTGTCCATGGGAAGCCGTACTAGACGAGGCCAGCTTGGCGATCCCGACAGTCTATCCGGGCCCTTCATCCTGACTGGCGCCAGCCTGAGGGCATCACCGGCCACGGACGGACCGCCCCGTCAGCTACCGCGATCACTCGACCGGCTGAGGCAGGTCGTCGGCTAGCAGACGCTCATGAAGTTCGCCGAGAGCCGTGCGGTTGCTGTCGAACCGCAGTATTTTGACGGCCGCCTCCCAGCCCAACCACTGGACATCGGTGTGCTCCTGGGAGGTCTTGGTCTCCACATCGGTCAGGTCGATGGCGAACGAGTGCTCCGGCACGACGTACGTCCCAGCAGGCCAACTGCCGCGATCCGCGAAAAACCGCGCCGGGATGCTGGCCGTGGTCTGCAGCGGGTACAGCGGGACCGGACGGGCGAGACCGAGTTCCTCACGGGCCTCACGTACGGCAGCCTGTTGCGGCGTCTCGCCGACCTCGCCACCCCCAGCCACGGCCTGCCATACGTTCATATCCTTGCGACGCAGCACAGCGAATTGGACTTGGCCGCCAACTCGGCGGAAGGGGACGACAAGAACTTGAAACGGCGCCCGGGGCATTGTGGGTCCTCGACT from Streptomyces roseochromogenus subsp. oscitans DS 12.976 encodes the following:
- a CDS encoding NUDIX hydrolase, which encodes MPRAPFQVLVVPFRRVGGQVQFAVLRRKDMNVWQAVAGGGEVGETPQQAAVREAREELGLARPVPLYPLQTTASIPARFFADRGSWPAGTYVVPEHSFAIDLTDVETKTSQEHTDVQWLGWEAAVKILRFDSNRTALGELHERLLADDLPQPVE
- a CDS encoding helix-turn-helix domain-containing protein: MGPTPAGVLAGSRSSSAGEGDDQVSGPRATEVPATSWGTRRCRTCQCRLSRYNSDDICSGCARSTTAAQPARPFVPTHVWACQDVRDALLHKDFGKLCQLVREYGHLRQEDMALLTGLSQAFLSMLESGHRRLTNIDRIVVLLDGLNAPVDITGPMLRPVAAPGPPLRTVS
- a CDS encoding flavoprotein — translated: MQGGAVRSRQGKVLGVVGSSAGGIEELRTGLVVPALERGWTVAVTLTPTADQWLRASGETAELEGLTGLPVRSESRLPGDPRPHPPVDCYVVAPASANTVAKLALGVSDNQALTQVNEAIGTLDLPVVVWPRVNAAHARHPAWAGHIKALHDSGVRLIYGDEVWPLAEPRAGMSGRRCPWEAVLDEASLAIPTVYPGPSS
- a CDS encoding 2'-5' RNA ligase family protein; translation: MTLAPDPRAFPPAPPADSTDPGVISAHDWDAFAAVDQMVNHWDRPGWTSRTRAYYWMLTFPETLALIRQARHCQRELQDLDFDAVDEDGFHLTLGRIGLIHEIAPHRLKHLAAIAREHVIHAFTLQAIPLTASRGAIRYSIAPWDPVLRLHATLAAAGSESGLPLDKPTASMRPHMGIAYCNRSMPARDVRAAIRPLRDLDPMHVDVHHVELVELRRERRAYRWQVVHSLSLR